The stretch of DNA tagtttttttttttaattaggcaTATTTTAGCCTACAGGTCAGAATCCCAGTGCTTGGAAAGTAGTTGGCCGAGTGCAATGAGTTTCAGTGAGCTCATTTCAATAATTAATGGCACAGTTTCGACCGCGTCTCCGCCAATCAGCGACGAGCTGCGAAACTGGcgctttttaaaagaaaaagaaaaaggcccATTATTCGGGTTGAGTCCGCTCAGTTTAAGCTCTCTTCAAAGAGATTGCTTATCATCGACAGCTCGCAGCTATCAGATAATATTCCTGATGCCCTGACTGAAGATTACTGCGCTGATCTGGGCTTTGATCCCACTGCTGTCAATCTATCCAAAATCCTTTACATTGTTCCAAGTGGAGCAGAGGTGACAACTGTAATGGAATTAAAGATCGGCTACTAGAGACTTAAACATCGGTGCCATAGAACCAATGAGTTTAATCACGGGGGGAAAAGGACTCCTTTGTCTGAATGCTTCCGGCTTAAAGTTTAGCGAGAGCTCATGTGATTGTGTAGAACAGTATGATTTTAACCTCAGCGCCAAACAATGGGCTACTAAATCCAACTGTGTAACACTCAGATATGATATCATGACTCTATTGCGGTAAATTATAGAAATAATCAAGTCACTAAGAAAAGTCAGAGTTAGTGCCTATTGACCCACAGTCTGTACCCCAGACACAGCACTGGTCCCTTCATGGACATGCAGGACATGTCTTTGTCTTCaggcttttctttgtctttaagcttttaaagcttttctgattctgattcggATAACAATGTATTGTCCTTGTTTCTTGTGTAAATAGAATTACGCATGTAGAAGGAGGCTGACTATTACCAGTGTGCTTACAATAGTGTTAGTGAGCTGTCTACAGAGTATTTCTtgcaaacagttttttttcttcctatgaTGTAGTTAttctttatttaaatgtgtgcatAATGCCTGagatttctaaaaaaaattctaaagatTTTTAGGAGAACTAAAAtaacagtcatcagatttaaaaaaaaaaattttttaaacgattattTCACCGTGGTTCTTAAAACAGTATGAATCAACGCATCTAGAAAAACCTTAAATCTGCATTTACAAGACATTGATATTGATAtgaccaactgctataattattataaatcatatttctccatatctgtatctgtgtctctgtgtcccaccaagagtcagggtctgtccgaggtttctctcTGTAAAAAAATTTGTtttttgggtctctgtaaattatagtgtggtctagacctactctatctgtaaagtgtcctgatataactcctgttgtgatttgacactataaacacAATtgaattgatgattatttatgtgcatttatatttttatctgTTATTTATTACAGGAATTAGAAGAGGAGGCCGTGCCATGACAGTTGACTTTTGAGTCGGAGCCAGGAAGCCCAACAGCCCAACGTATTTGTGTCCTGTGTGAACCGGAGCCTCTGTCCAACCATGAGGAGCAGCTCTCATGTCCTGCCTCTGGGTGTGCTCACGGCTCTGCTGCTGTCGCAGGTCTGCTCGGGCATCAAATGGCTGTGAGTATTCTCAGGAAGGGGCGCCATCTCATTCCTTAGGTCTTTCGCCATCATTACACATGCCTCACAGTCAAACAATGTCCACACGGGTGACGTCATGAAGATACAAGATATATTGTGcgcctctttttttttgttgcacgtTTCAGTGTTTTATGGAGTGGAGGGCCTGTGGCAGCTTTGCAATGGGCCCCCAACATTCCTCAAGTTGCTCCTGATCAAGGGAGAGGCTACGTGTTCTGTGCATGTGTATCTGATGAAGGGGACAGGAGATTAGCTGGCAGTTCTTCAAGTTATCAACGGAAAcccctttttgttttattaactcTATTGCGGCTTCAGTAAAAGGAGACGGCGTGCATGTTTCAGTCCTAAGATCTCAGATGAaatgcacccccccccctcgcGTGTATCATAAGAAGATTAGACTAAGATGGTGATGACGGGGCGTCGTGGTGGCGCAGACATTGCCAGTGTGTGTAGTCTAGTTAGGCCGCAATCAGGGTAAAAGTAGCGTGCGGAAGAGGGATGCTGCAATGGCATGACTGTTGACACAAATGTGGATTGCTCGTACTGAGCACCACGCAGTTTTTATGCTAGAGTAAAAGTAAACAATCATTTTGGAAAGTCCATAAAATTTCCACGTTGCTAttttttgaatttgtttacgTTCCAATTGATTGTTTTGCATGCTGTTGTTTGGTATTCTCATAAAGGCTTTGGGGTTTTCTTCACAATTTGCGGGCTCTGTTTATCCCCGTGCCAAAAAACACAACTTTCAGCGTTGGCTCAGCCCAAAGCATCCATGGCATCTTATCAGAGCGAGTGGTTGTTACACTCACAGTGGGACGACTTAAGCAGATGTGCCCATGAGAGCTGGGATGGCATGTGCTAAATCTAAGCTCTCTTACAGTCCTGATAGTGCACAGCGGTGCAATGCAAAACAGATGCGGCTGTAAACACCTGTGAGTGCCGGGTTACCCCCAGCCCGGCGGAGTCACAGCTTATCATTGGGCACAGAGCGGCGGCCCCTCGGCCCCCTAATGCAAAACAGGCCAAGGTGCAGGCGGCGCTGCCTGGTTCTCACGAACTCTCAGCAGAGTGCGAGACACAGAAAGCAGAGATCCGAGCTAACCTGCTCCGCCTGTGGTTTCTCTCTTAAAGTTCATACTCAACGCGTTTGCAATGTTTCAATCAAATGTGTGCAGCCCTTAATAGTCTGTAAACAGACGATTCATGTCAAACAGAGGCCGACACTTTCTGTGGTGGAAAATGCAAATGTGAGGGATCTGTGTAGTTTTTCATCTGACCGTTGATCTGAATTCAGTgggggtttttttgttttgttttttgtcttttttggaaTATCTTGAGGCCTCTTCTGTGCTTTAACAAAAGAAAAGCCCTGTGCCAAAATGTGTCACTTATATTTTATGCATCCTCGGCTGACTTTCCTTCGGGATTTCCACTGTGATAAGATGCTTCTTCTCTGCAACACATGCCAAACTATTTCCCTGCCTGAAAGCATTATCTGTTTCAATTTTTCAATTGTTTGCGCTGATGTGTCTCAGAGGCTTAAAATGGGTGTACACAAGAAACTCAAATCACTAACACACCGCTGTAACTAAAACTCACAGCATTGGTATTCCTATAAACCTGATCATTTTACAACTCATGAAACAAAAATCACGATTAAGCAATTGTCACATTGTTATCACCACCACAGTTAAGAGAATATGTATCACAGGGCCGCAActgacgattattttcattgtccatTAATCTGTTAATTATTTTCTCGGTTAATTGAAAAGGCATGTGGTCTAtaaccttgtgttgtcttcccgtccaccgtgcaactttttattttcctggGTCAAACTTCATGTCGTGGTCgacttgtttttgtctttttgacgttttgttgttgtttttccccCTACATTTTTTGAAGctatttccgacatttttgtcactcttttcaacgttcttttataaaaaaaaaattctccaaATGCtctaaaattgaataaaacacccacattcaatgaaagtactgagctgatcttttattttacttgagtataagagtaatggttgtatggaaccacccacgttattttttttattttttaagatacatttttttattgttttttttttaatcattagacatacagaacagagaaacacaaattgaacaagaacaaaaaaactcccccacccccccaccctctgcagtctcgatccacgttattttttgacaatttggttgaaagaaacccaaatctCTGATAaatgtttaacttttttttcatgaaaaatgactcaaaccgattaatcgacaactaatcgattcatctttgcagcgcTAATGTATTATTAgtagtgtagtctaatgtattggaGTGGgtatacagtactgtatattggggggggggggtgtcctcccccagggaagttttgagcatcaacgtcttcatttcctgtattcagatacacttttatgcaccaatttacggtggaaatacctttatttagcctatgtgaagaagaaaagcacagatgacaattcaaaatatatcaaaaatgtcactgggcatttttaagtgggtatatgaaaatcctggagctttcttagtggatatactgcgtatacctgcgtatcacgtagactacaccactgtgtaTTATATAATGCATACTGACCAATACGTCTTGTTTGTGTTCACCCCCCCCAGGTCGATATCACACGCCCCTTCATCTTTACACATCAACCAGACCCAACACTGTAAGCTGCTGACCGGCCTCGTGTCCTCCCAGGCTCAGCTGTGCCGCAGCAACCTGGAGCTCATGCAAACCATCATCACTGCTGCCCGCGAAGTCAAGAAAACATGTCAGAAGACCTTCTCTGACATGCGTTGGAACTGCTCGTCCATCGACATCCCCGTTGATGCTCCCAAGTATCGGCCAGACCTCGACCGAGGTATGGCCATAAGCACTCTGGGATGACAGCGTGGACACTTTAGTTTTCCAAACTTTTCACCACAAGAATGTGATGTTTATAGTCATGCTTGCCATTCAATGAATATCTAAAACCGATGTCATTAAGTGCTGCATTTATTGCAGTTGAGTTTACAGTAACTGGTGAAGCGATCCTCAGCCCTCTAATGGTGTCTGTGCTTAGACGCCACAATAGATGTGCCTGTCTGTATTAACCTGGCTGCTATCTAAAGATTTTGATACAGAATGATGTTCTTTTCAAAATTGATTGAGGATACATTGCCTCATCTTTCCACTTCTTTTGCTGCCAGCCAAATAATTCCACAATTTATTCCGGAGAAGCCTTCACCAGTCACTTTTACTGATGCTGTTATTTGAGACGACCCCCACACACAACATGCGTTACAGCATTATGAGTGCCCGCCTGTTTGCGTTGCAGTCTGACTTTCTCTGGCCAAAATGGAGCTTGAGTGTGCTAGGTTGTGGGTGGGGGCGGGGGGGGCTGTGCAGCGCTCCCCACAAAGGACATGGCTGCCATTTGCCAAATGAACAGTCTGCACCAAACAGGAAATGGCTCATCTCTGTCCAGGGATGGCTTTGATCTAAGCAGCCCACGGTCATACATGATTTCTTCCCTTACTTCCAATTGCTTCCCACCCTTTAACATATGTGCTTGCTTTGCGTGTGCGCACATCACCGCCAATTACATCAGAGCTCACTCTGCGTTACAGCAGGAGCAGTGATGGACTATGTATGATAGTTTCATCTTGTGAGCACGGTGGAACACTGAGAGGGAAACAGGACAGATGGATAGCAGAGAAGTCGATTATACAGCACAAGTGGTTTGAGAACGTTCTATGGATGTTGCGATTTGGGTTTTTAATATTTGCtgtaataacttttcatcattGGAACCAACATGAATTCAAACTGACAGTTACATGCTTCATGCTAACACTTTAGCATGCATTATGACAAATGATAAACCAGTGTAgagtacacacaaaaacaactaaatcagacaaaatattcacattggcccaatcccaaagtgagccctgaggactaaggactaaagactcacagacttaattgatctcaggtgctaagtgagtgagtgtgtgaggccacatgggctcagataggtataaatgggattgggacagcacttcacgaGATCACGTTACCTTGGCGACGTTTAATAACAAAGTTGTTGCTGTCTTGCCGATctgggaattttcattttaagtttgctTTCCACACGACCAAGGCCcaggagacggctgcctgattccacattttttcaaactcttgttttTACAAGCTGGACTGTGTTGGTCTGTGCTCCGTGGTCGTGTGttgtgctgttgtttaccttttgtAATTTACGGATTTCCCTATGGTCTCCGTGGTAATCGTCGcaacgctttgaactgtggtttggtgaagtctgcatcgatgcagactcacagaaagggctcggtaagtgtgtactcaaaccctcacgccctttgaaattcgaaattgggacaaccctaagcccttacGAATTCCGCGAGAACGCGCACCaaagtctgtgagtctgtgagtccggactttgggattgggccactCTGTACTGGCAGTTACCTATGTTGAGTAAATATTatttaatgtattacatttctgAATATACAGGTGCTTTGCTACTAATAACTactagagctgaaacgattagttgattaatcaatcaacagaaaaacaatCTGAAAGTATTTTAAACAAAGGATTCAttgttaaagtcatttttcaagcaacaaTGCCAAACAGTCACTAGTTCCAGCTTGTAAATTGTAAGGATTTGCTATTTTTCTCTGTCTTCACTATATTCTGACATTCAATAGACCAAAAGAGTACTCTGTAAATAGAGAAAACAACTGATAATGAAATAATCGTTGCATTTGCAGCCCTAAAAACTGCTAGTGACCGCTGACTATAAGTTGTGCTTAAGTGTTTGCATTGAActctagagaaaaaaaaaaagatctttgaATGCCTTTGATGTATGCATTGTCAGTTTACTTGTATCATTTGTGTTTCTTCTCTGTTTCGACAGGAACAAGAGAGGCTGCATTTGTGTACGCCCTGTCCGCAGCAACCATCAGCCACACCATAGCACGGGCGTGCACGTCTGGAGATTTGCGGCTGTGCTCGTGCGGTCCTATTCCTGCGGAGATCCCCGAGCCTGGCTACCGCTGGGGTGGCTGCGGCGACAACCTGCACTATGGTTTGATCATGGGCTCCAAGTTCTCTGATGCGCCCATGAAGATGAAACGCGCAGGCTCCCATGCCAACAAACTGATGCACCTACACAACAGTGAAGTCGGAAGACAAGTAAGCAATATGGCCATCTTTTTTGCTCGCCTTAAAacgttaaagcaacactagagaacttttcccgcttcggtccccctacaggttggaagagGAATTGTCCattggacaatgtaatgtaatgggcaattccgcttccaacctgtagggggaccgaagcgggaaaagttctctagtgttgcttttaGTGCAAAAATGCAAAGATGTTTCTAAATAAGTTTGAAATGACGCTAGTTTGAAAGTTTGAAATGGACACTATCATTTAAattgtaaatgtatttgtgtaagTTTTATACGCTTGACTTTGATTGAGCCCTATCTAACGTCCGTGTCCCCTGTCCTCATGTCCAGGCGCTGAGAGACGCGCTGGTGATGAAGTGTAAATGTCACGGTGTGTCCGGCTCCTGCTCCATAAGGACCTGCTGGAGAGGCCTGCAGGACCTGAGGGAGATCGCCATGGACCTGAAGACCAAGTATCTGTCTGCCACCAAAGTTGTCCACCGGCCCATGGGGACACGCAAGCAGCTGGTGCCCAAAGACATCGACATCCGGCCGGTGAGGGAGAACGAGCTGGTCTACCTACAGAGCTCCCCAGACTTCTGTGCTAAGAATGACAAACAGGGCTCTGTTGGCACACAGGACAGGTGAGATCATTGTGTATTGACTGTGAGCGTGCATGACAAAAGAAGGAGGGGGATATTTGGCCGTCGTGATAGTTCtctgttggattttttttgctGTTAGATTAATAAGCACGGCTCATATCAGTAACAGacccacacagctgacaaatAGGAAATGGCCGATCCTGAATGTCTGGTCATTCAGGATGTTGACTCTAGTGCCTGGTGGCACCGTTTAGTTTGCAGGCTGGCTGATAACGCGCATCGGCCCCTGAGAGTGCTCTGTCTGTGGCCTGTCTGAGCATGTGTCACTGAAAAGGCCACTGCACTGAAAAGACTGGAGTGGTTGTCCCACTATCTAATGACTAATGCCGTTATTCTTAGGACTGAGTGCACTCCAGCTGATATCGATTGGAGAGGGCCAAGCAAATGGGTAAAATAGTCCCCCAAAGATAAAGGCTTATTTACACCGTTGAGCTCCAGTGTTTTTGTTAGGACAGTGTTACGTGCCGCCTGCTGGTGTGTGCTCTGTGAGAAGTTAGTGGGCAGCATGGATCTGTCATGATTTGTCATTTGTCTGGGGGGGTCTGACTCAGGCTGAGATCTGGCTAACCAATATCCGAGAAATATGGCACAATGTTCCGTAACTGGGTTGCAGAGAAGGACAGAGTCTATCTCGGGCTTTACTATTTAGTTTTGAATTGCATGGCACTAGAGGCAAATTCTGAGCATGACTAGTGTGGTTGCTGAAGTTGATCTTGATCGCATATAATTTCAACCACTGATCATCTGCTTGTTTAACCAGACATACCAGACACTCTTATAAGAATACATTCTATGTTTAGAGCATCCACATCGTACTTTACGCTCCAGTGTCAACAGCCAGCAGCCGTGGCTGAGTGAGCCACTGAGGATAAAAAAGCTCCACTAAATGGCATGTGCTGTTGTATGTTAAAAATGGCATACATCATATGATTGATGACTGTCATATCATGCGTCCCTCAGCTATAGGCCACTCTACAGATAACCAGAAGAAATGCTTCACGTCAAGGACACTCAATGCGCGTAGCTCGTCTGCAGCAGCCACACACAGTCTGCAACATTAGTGCTTTTGCCAAATCATTAGGCTCCCGCTTTGCTGGCGTCGTTACATGAACGTGTGACGGGGCTGCCTGTGTGTCAGAGCATCCCCTAGGTCGATTGCTTCAGCCTGGCGGGTGGCTTTTAAAGTTTCTTTAAATATTGATCAGTTACCTTTCCGAATATCCACATTGAACCACTCTTCACAACGGCATGAATTGGATCCACCGCACAGGCCTCGTTTCAAAAGAAAACACGTTACACTTTTAAAGCTGCTTTGCCTGTTACTGCCGTTATTTCCTCGCAAgtaatgtagcatttaaaaggatgtttttttaagCAGAGTCTGGTGCTGTGCTCACTCCACGTGGAACGCTACATCACTTCAGCAAACTTCACAGAGAGAGCAAACGAGGGCAAAACAGCAATACTGATCTGTTTTAACGGAATATTCTCCGGTCCAGCTCAGATAAAAACACACGAACACTGGACCCGTTAGCACGTTAGCGTGTCCTTCACTTACGTTACCACACGTGTTTGTAACCGGTACAGCGTTTCAACTGATTTAGCATTTtagatcaaaataaataaatacatagtaCACTGGACCGTACCTGCTGTTACAGacgtgaactaaccacagacagttcATGGAGCCACGGCGGTGCGTCGCTGCAGAATAAATACAGGGGAAACACAGTGGATGTTTGGCGTTATTTTTGGCCTGCAGGGGTTACTTGGCGGCGCACAAGGCTTATACAATTATTGGGGAAACACTGAGTGTGGGCACTGATTATTCTAATACGTGTCGTGACCGATTGCATTCGGAGGGGATTCTGAGCCATCCGCAAGACCTGAGAGCGGCTGATATAACGAGAGAATCTGGGACCTACAGTAATGTTATCAGCAGTTCCTAATGGATAAAATGTGATCACTGGCTTCAAAAAGAAAGTGTCATGGCCCTGGGAATAGACATGCTGTTGAAGCCTGTGCTTTAGTCTTAAATTACATTACTGTGCCTCTGCTTCAAACCAGCAGATGTGAACTACACAATGTACAGTGCTGTCCTCTTTCTCCACTTTCTTTCTCGCTCCTGACTAAACATAATCGAGTGGGGTTTCTATCTACTGCCCAGCTCCCACCGATGTAATAAACCTGTCTTAcgctcccccccccctcctcctcctccgctccCGCAGCAGCCTCGGTGTCTCCCTCACCATGCTGGTCATTAACACTCTGCCATCATAAAACAATGCAATTATGTGGAGAAGACAAGCTGAAGAAAGGGAGGGCGGCCCTGTGTATTCAGTGTGATTTACGACGGGGGGCTATTCTCTGCTCATTCAAGAGTCTTTAGGCTTCTGAAATGAGAGGCTCCCAAGCATCCACTGCTCAAAAGGTTAAGTAGGGCACACAGGACGGTCAAGCACTATAAAAGGACTATTGTGGGCTCTTTGCAGGCTGCGGGATTGTACAAAATATCTTAGAATGAAGCTGTAAACCTAATTGTCTCAGGCTGGAAACCAAGCTGAAAATATGTTAGCGTTCAAAGCTGGTTGTTCAGTCCAAACTTTACCTTCCCTTTTTCTCTATCTTGTTGAAGCAAAAATGCATAATTGTAACTaaggctgtcaaaatgaatgcgTTAATAacgaagggggtggggggggcgtCTTACGGGTCTTATAATGCAGCCAGTGAGTGGCTTGCAGAAACAAAtctccttgagcagaaatggatacagaaaagggtcttttgaatggcaagttcagTATCAAAGCCCTACCACATGGTTCTCTaaatttatttgtgtgtgctgtactgtactgtcgatgtgaacTGAGTTACCACGGAGTACGTccagtctcaaataccacttgagtATTACAAACTTGAAAACATATcacttttaaagtacatttagaacagataaaaaaagaattctGATTCATTTGCGATTAATCCCTAGTGGGGATTAAGCCCTatatctgtgtattaacagtttctgtatttttttttaacagaaattgtccGTAGAACGTGATTCACagttgtattttgttgttttttttacatttgaattGTAAAATTTGTGCTCAGACAACTTTTATCATCCACGGAGGTTGGTTTGACAGATTAAAGAAGTCCACGTTGTTTTCTCACCGTTTAGCGTTCTTTCCTacatttttgtggctttttcaaCCTTTGTGACACTTCTTACGACGTTTTCTGAcgcattttctgacatttttgatgctattttttttacatgtggaAGTTTGTTTCCACGTTTTCACAAATTTACTAACTGAGCACCTTTGTATGAGACAATTTTATAAAGGCCTAacagaaaatgtatgtattttagcCTTAGTtgttacacaataataaaattTCTAATTTAACGTTTCCCTCTTTCTTGTCTATGCTGATGTCAGGCAGTGCAACAAAACCTCCCTGGGCAGTGACAGCTGTGACCTGATGTGCTGCGGCCGCGGCTACAACCCGTACACGGAGAAGCTGGTGGAGCGCTGCCACTGCAAGTACCACTGGTGCTGCTACGTCACCTGCAAGAAGTGTGAGCGGCTCGTGGAGCGATACGTGTGCAAATGAGTGTGTGCCGCTGCCGCGCCCCGCCAGCAGTCCTCTACGCGTACCCAGCCACAGATTAACCAAAGCACTACAATACCAAGAAAAGGCTTACTTTTGTCATAAGCTTTAGCATGTGTATCTCAACAAAGAGGGGGTCTGTTCTTTTGTCAGTATCATTTTTTGTATCTGAATCTCCAAAGTGCCAATTGGGCTtctaagctttttttttttactcgcTTCACAAACCTGGACGTGGACAGTGTGGCAACAGTGCCAGTTTACGTGAAGACCGCCGTCCTCCTGGGTATCTCTTTTTGTCTTGTTAATGATTATAAATCCCCCTAACAGGGATGTTGAAAGTCTATTTTATTATAtctctaataaaaaaaaaagaaataatattgGATTTTATGCTGGAGGAGAGGGATTGTCTTTTCCCCTCACTAGACTTACAGTATGTTTGCCTTTATTCCACGGAAATCCAAGGGTTCTGATGGATCCGCGTGGTACTCTTTTTAGGTACTATTACAACATTTTTGTCCCTCTGAAGCAATGGACAATAGGTTTGGGGAAAAGGAACACAAAAAGGGAACTTCAAGTACTTTTCAATCATGGAACATTTCTGTGGTTGACGTTTTGGACTCTCGCCATGTGTCCTGTGTGGATCTCGACATGCCTGCATCCCTGTGGATTGAGAGAAGAGCATTATCTCCTTCATGTCTGACATGCAGTTCAAAATATATTCTATTTTTCAGAGCATATGAGCTGAACTCGTGGATTTTTGTAAACCACTTTTGTGTGGATGTACATACTGTTATTTTGTATactgaaataaagaaagaagtaTTTATAAAATAGTGAAATGATCTTCACCGTCATCTTTACATGGATATtgcatgtttttctctttctctgtgatcTGCACTTTTGAAAATGTAGTGTGTAGCTCATCTTACACCATTTTGGCAAAGAAAAATCCATAACCACCCAGACtaattattttaaactaagcAACATTTACTGTAATTCACTGCAAATCCAAGCGTgataaaataagagtttaccGCAACGTATAGCACACAGTGATTGTAAATCAGCTCAGCACGGTCGGTAATGAGTTGCAGGGTTCAACCTGACAGCCTATTGGGATTGCTCTCTGAATTACCCGAACCCTGGGAAAGTGTTTGTTTGAACATTCCACCTCCGCACAAAGGCCATTGCAAAAGGGATTTGTGTCACTCCTGTCAGGGCCTTCACACTCAAACAATCATCTGTCTGAGAGCCAGACCTccattggacaaattaaaaaagaatacAGAATTCTAATTGATCTCAAACATATAGCCAGACTGTTGGCCTGTCAGACGGAGCAGACTTGGCGTTGCATGGAGCCAGGATATTACCCTCTGGCCTGCCGTGTGTTGGTTAAAGTGGTTCTCATGACTTTACACTGACAGAAATAGCTGTGGACGATGTAGGCCCCATGCTGGGAGCTCACATGATTCATCGCAGCACCAGCCTGCACAGGCTGCACACTCACTGGGGCTGTAACACTGCTTGACCCTAGACTGTGGACGCACACAGAAACTGGCAAAACAACCCTGCATACTCCGGAAAAAAACA from Sander lucioperca isolate FBNREF2018 chromosome 13, SLUC_FBN_1.2, whole genome shotgun sequence encodes:
- the wnt11 gene encoding protein Wnt-11 yields the protein MRSSSHVLPLGVLTALLLSQVCSGIKWLSISHAPSSLHINQTQHCKLLTGLVSSQAQLCRSNLELMQTIITAAREVKKTCQKTFSDMRWNCSSIDIPVDAPKYRPDLDRGTREAAFVYALSAATISHTIARACTSGDLRLCSCGPIPAEIPEPGYRWGGCGDNLHYGLIMGSKFSDAPMKMKRAGSHANKLMHLHNSEVGRQALRDALVMKCKCHGVSGSCSIRTCWRGLQDLREIAMDLKTKYLSATKVVHRPMGTRKQLVPKDIDIRPVRENELVYLQSSPDFCAKNDKQGSVGTQDRQCNKTSLGSDSCDLMCCGRGYNPYTEKLVERCHCKYHWCCYVTCKKCERLVERYVCK